In Anaerolineales bacterium, a genomic segment contains:
- a CDS encoding GNAT family N-acetyltransferase codes for MGVGSPSWIVRGWMAARQSEKVGRIMENIIHTIDISNVDRYGFFCYKSKRKSSGYRHKRDWLSSSMAEGLHIKMIYEESHSAGFVEYAPGEATWRVVNAPGYLVIHCMWVVGSGQGKGYGARLLDQLVSEAQNKGMYGVTVVSSASTWLAKKEFFLHHGFEVVDQAPPSFELLVKRFGQGALPSFPQDWESRLKRIPKGLVVYHSGQCPYLDMFVNSLENTATQMGIAIQTIELKTSREARALSPSAYGVFGVVYDGQLLSDRPMGGKTLREFLEKPND; via the coding sequence ATGGGTGTGGGCAGCCCTAGCTGGATCGTTCGCGGTTGGATGGCTGCTCGGCAGTCGGAGAAAGTAGGAAGGATCATGGAAAACATCATCCATACTATCGATATCTCCAACGTCGACCGTTATGGGTTTTTCTGCTATAAAAGCAAACGAAAATCCAGCGGCTATCGCCATAAGCGCGACTGGCTGAGCAGCAGCATGGCCGAGGGGCTGCACATTAAGATGATCTATGAAGAATCTCACTCGGCAGGTTTTGTGGAATATGCCCCTGGAGAAGCCACCTGGCGGGTGGTCAACGCCCCGGGCTACCTGGTCATCCATTGTATGTGGGTGGTGGGCAGCGGGCAGGGCAAAGGCTATGGCGCCCGCCTGCTGGACCAGCTGGTCAGTGAAGCTCAGAATAAGGGGATGTACGGCGTCACCGTGGTAAGCAGTGCCAGCACCTGGCTGGCCAAGAAGGAGTTTTTCCTGCACCATGGCTTCGAGGTGGTCGACCAGGCTCCTCCATCCTTTGAGCTGCTGGTAAAGCGCTTCGGGCAGGGTGCATTGCCTAGCTTTCCGCAGGATTGGGAGAGCCGGCTCAAGCGCATCCCCAAGGGACTGGTGGTGTACCATTCCGGCCAATGCCCCTACCTCGATATGTTCGTCAACTCACTAGAAAATACCGCCACCCAGATGGGCATTGCGATCCAGACCATTGAATTAAAGACCAGCCGAGAAGCACGCGCACTCTCACCCTCCGCCTACGGAGTTTTCGGCGTGGTATACGATGGTCAGTTGCTCTCCGACCGGCCGATGGGAGGCAAAACCCTACGCGAATTCCTGGAGAAACCGAATGACTGA